TATTGACTTAGCTTCATTGACAATTTCTTTCTCAAGATAATATCCTTGACAATTCGCAATACACcctatttgacttttttttgtagatgaCCCAAAGTCGACAAAATTTCTCTgattagttaaaattttaatttccgaaTCTTGTAGAGCATCTGGAAATAGCCTTATTTTCAGATAAAATCGTCTTGTACATACTGAAGGGATACTGtatccaaaattattatttttgtggttTTGAGTTTTACGAGTCCACGCAAACGGGTCACCTAGAGccattttttcaaagtaatgtATGAGTTTAACCCGGGACACGTGAGCGACGATTTCCGCATCAGCTCTAATTGCTTGAGTGTCACTCACAGCAAGACCATTTAGAAGATTTACTAAGACAATGGCGATaaggaatataaataaaagaaataatgcATGACTAACTATTGGATGCAAACTAAAAGGCAGTGAACCAAATGTATCGAATTCCCCGGTCAACATAACGATAGTTTTGAATGTCGCTGAGCTGGGATCGTTAAATTTGTTATCGGTGTCTGCGTCATTTCTAAATAACATGTAAAAACTTAGGGCAAatgctattattaatattgaataccaTACTAGaaattgtaaaaagtttttGGTAACGCGCTTAAACATCTCTAGGTGGGTTGCAAGCGCTGGATGTCTACCAACGAGAAGTATAAGTTCACCCCAAGATAGTAGAATGACAATGGCAGATATTTGGTTTCTATTTGATATACAAGACATTTCACACAATAATAAGAATGAAGTTAAAACTATGAGACTTATTTCCAACCAATTTTCTAAGCTCATTATGTACGTAAATGGAGATGAGATCAACTGGAATAATTCACGAAATATCAAAGCAATAAGGAATCCCAATACCATAACCCACAAATAAACAGCTGTATCACTACTAAATGGCACACTGTTCGTGGAGAATTCTGTAATATTATCTTGTGTAAGTGACAAATTGCTATTTTGAACACCTATTTTAAAAGTCAACAGCGTGTAAATGGTTAAAAGTGCCCAGAATCCTATATAAAACGCTAAATTCACtttataatatctttttatTGCAAACCATTTTAAATGGAGGAAGCTAGTTAATACAGGATGTTTTAGAAGAGGCCTGAGTTCTGGAACTTCACTTATATATAACAATGGATCGGTTTCAGGGATATTTTCGGGAATGTACTCTAGGCCTTCTAATTGTGATTGATGATTATCAATATCTTTCTGTTTGTAAACCTTTGGGGGgcataaaaaattgtatgaacatATAATCTCGTAATTAATATCTTTTGGAGATTTCCCGTTTGATTTTATGCACTTATTTAAATGAGTTTCTAATATATTAGGACTGATATCAGCAAGTGGAGGATCTCCAAGTACGTTTCTTTTCCCTATATAAGCACCTTCTTCTAACAAAGATAGTATAGAATCTCGATCGCCTATTTTTGCTGCGTAATGAAGACAAGTATTACCTTTATCATCtgattgattaatattaagttcaaGAGGACTGGTTTCACTTTttcttaataacattttaaatgaccTATCATGATCACATAAATCAGTATTTACATCTAATGAGTTATGGTCTTCATCAGAACCTTTGATTACTTCAAGGAGTGCTGTGCTGTTACTTGTTTGATAACATATACATTTTCTACTACTCAAAAACAATTGTATGATATCTGCAAAACCTCTGAACGAAGCaataaaaattgcatatttaGTATTAGATGGACATACACCATTTGGATCTACATCAAGATTGAGTAAAACTTGAACAACTTTTGGTAAGCCAAAATCACACGCATATTGGAGATAAGTGTGCTTTCCATCATGATTGTTAAGGTCAAGTTGTTTTGTGGAAgttatatatgaaataaatccTTCTACGTCATTTGAGTAGAGGTATACAAACGGGTTATCGCAGTGGTGAGTAATATTTCGTGTACCTTCTGGTGGCATTTCTTCCGAAAGATGTGGATATTTTTCATCTATCACGCTTCTTAACGATTTATCCCAAATGAACATATCCAAGTCAACTTTTGgacacctaaaaaaaaaaacactaaaataagttatttagaGTTTATTTTTTACGTACTTACCTAATAAATGCCATCATTAggtcatcattttttttctttgaagtAGCTGCCAAGTATGCTGGAGTAAAGC
The Metopolophium dirhodum isolate CAU chromosome 7, ASM1992520v1, whole genome shotgun sequence DNA segment above includes these coding regions:
- the LOC132949260 gene encoding transient receptor potential cation channel protein painless, giving the protein MSNFKMEYVELNNVCSIGSNDQLLKAVQSKDLDLFKKLLEIGLGNSSIDLDSIFDEPYHGTILDICCISTGRSDFARILLSVGVDVNVINKNRKKAPIHLAAANGCKDALEVLLEHPPTNINLLDSDGNSALHLAAKSVNVECSELLLNSNNIKANQLNRKGFTPAYLAATSKKKNDDLMMAFIRCPKVDLDMFIWDKSLRSVIDEKYPHLSEEMPPEGTRNITHHCDNPFVYLYSNDVEGFISYITSTKQLDLNNHDGKHTYLQYACDFGLPKVVQVLLNLDVDPNGVCPSNTKYAIFIASFRGFADIIQLFLSSRKCICYQTSNSTALLEVIKGSDEDHNSLDVNTDLCDHDRSFKMLLRKSETSPLELNINQSDDKGNTCLHYAAKIGDRDSILSLLEEGAYIGKRNVLGDPPLADISPNILETHLNKCIKSNGKSPKDINYEIICSYNFLCPPKVYKQKDIDNHQSQLEGLEYIPENIPETDPLLYISEVPELRPLLKHPVLTSFLHLKWFAIKRYYKVNLAFYIGFWALLTIYTLLTFKIGVQNSNLSLTQDNITEFSTNSVPFSSDTAVYLWVMVLGFLIALIFRELFQLISSPFTYIMSLENWLEISLIVLTSFLLLCEMSCISNRNQISAIVILLSWGELILLVGRHPALATHLEMFKRVTKNFLQFLVWYSILIIAFALSFYMLFRNDADTDNKFNDPSSATFKTIVMLTGEFDTFGSLPFSLHPIVSHALFLLFIFLIAIVLVNLLNGLAVSDTQAIRADAEIVAHVSRVKLIHYFEKMALGDPFAWTRKTQNHKNNNFGYSIPSVCTRRFYLKIRLFPDALQDSEIKILTNQRNFVDFGSSTKKSQIGCIANCQGYYLEKEIVNEAKSIIKLNSEGADKNCMEILDVFIEKFKTVEKSVEEIKKMLNAMNTRSEIDSISSSSNFHVLNGSYKS